The following nucleotide sequence is from Verrucomicrobiia bacterium.
TTTCATTGAGTACGTGTACCGCTTCACGCTGCCCTTCCTGCTGCCGGTGCTGGTCATCGTGTGGTTGATATTCTTCCGCTGAATGACCGGCCGCCACGGGGCGCCGTCCCCGCAAAATGCAATAACCCCCGAGCCTTGTCGGCCCGGAGGTTATTGGCTGGCCTAAAATGAAAGCGGGTTAATTCACCACCTTGAAGCCGGCCTTTTTGATGGCCGTGGCAATTTCCTTCTTGCTGGTCTGTTTTTCGTCGAAGGTGACTTCCGCCTTGCCCAATTCCACCTTCCTGGCGGTCACGCCCTTGACCTTCGCCAAGGCGGCGTCCACCTTGGCCACGCAGCCATGCGGGCAGGACATGCCTTCGATTTTAAGATTCACCGTCTCGGCCTGGGCAGCCACCGCCGCCAGCACCGTCACCGCAGCCAGAGCAATCCATTTACGCATAATTTTCTGTAATTCGTGTTTTTAATGATGTTGATTAGTTAGACAGCGGACTAAAAATGGCACAAGTCGGTGCAAGCGCAAGGGGCGGCAGGAATTTTTTTAGCCGGGGATTGGGGTGTGAACCCACAGGTCCGCCTCTGGTCGTGGCGATGAGGCGGAAGTGCGGGCTTACCCCAGATTTAAGCGGGGGCCATCGGCTTCACCCCCCCCGGGCCGCCGTCCGGATCAGTCCTGCCGGGCGGCTTCATACATGGCCACGATGTTTTGCGGGGGAACATCGGCCAGGATGTTGTGCACCTGCTGGAAGACGTAGCCGCCGCCGGGCCGCCAGATGTCGAGCAGGCGGCGGACATGGTCCTTGACCTGGGCCGGCGAGCCGTGGGCCATGATTTCGCGGGTATCGCAGCCGCCGCCCCAGAAAGTGACGCGGGCGCCGAAGTCGCGCTTAAGCTCCGCCGGGTCCATGCCGCGGCAGGAGATTTGCACGGGGTTGATGGCTTCCATGCCCGCCTCGATGAGGCCGTCGAGCAGCTCGCGCACGCCGCCGCAGCAGTGCAACATGATGCGCACGTGCGGGGCCAGCTCCTTCACCCGGCGCCACATCAGGCGCTGGCGGGGCTGGAAAAACTCGCGGTACATGGCGGGAGAGATTTGCGGGCCGCGCTGCATGCCCAGGTCATCGCCAAACAGGATGATGTCAATGTATGGCCCCACGGCGCCGAGGAAACGCTCGAGATTGGCCAGGTGGAGGGCCACCAGGCGGTCCAGGAATTCGTGCGCCCGCTCCGGCTGGCCGGCCAGGAGCAGGAAAAAATTATCGTTGCGGTAGAGGAACTGGCCGGTTTCGAGCAGGTTGCCGCCGAATAAACCGATGATGGCGCGGTCGGTTTGCGCACGCAGGCGCCGGGCGCCCTCGGCCAGAACCGCCGGGCCGTCGGGGCCGGCCGCCAGCGGGCCGGGCGGAGATTTCATGGCCATCCACATGCTTTCCTCGAAGGCGGCATCGAGGTGGTCAAGGTCATCGGCCTCGGCAAAGGGATAGTGGACCTGCTCGAAGTAAAGGCAGCCCTCGGGCATGCGGGCCAGCAGGTTGCCGCGGGCGGAGCGCACCACCCATTCGCCGTTTTGTTTTTCCGGTCTGACCCAGGCCGGGATCAGGCAGGGCGTGCCATCGGGCAGGGTCCATTCGCGCCAATGGTGGTCCTCGAGGGCGAAGGCGCGGCCCAGCTCGATGGTGTCCACGTGAAAGAGCTGCAGCACGTCCTCATCCACGATGGCGAGCTGCTGCACCGCATCATAGACGCGGATGGGGCGCTGCGGGAGGCCGAGGTACTGGCGCAAGTGGGCATAGGCGATGGCCGCGATGCCGGAGGAGCGGTGTCCCGACAGGTCAATGGGGACGCGGCCGGTCTCCCGATGATCCAGCGCGGCGAGCACACGTTCACGTGAGGTCATGGCGCCATGACAAGGCATGGGCCGAGGCCGGTCAAGCCTGTTTGCGGCCGCGCGGTGGGGGGCGAGGGCGGGTTATTTGGCCAGCGGTTTGGGCTGGGCGGCCTGCCATTCGGCGGCGCTGACTTTACGCACTTGATGCAGGAAGACAAAGGTGCCCTTTTTGTTGCCCACGACGACATCCGGCCACTTGTCGCCATTGAGGTCGCCGGGGGTCACCTGGGTGCCCACGCCCGAGTCGTTGTCAATGAGGTAGGGGATGAAGTCCACGGTTTTGTCCTTATTGCGCACGGTCTTGAACCAATAGAGCACCGCCGGGGCGTTGGGGTCGGTGTCGCCGGTGGGGCCGTGGGCCCAGAAGCGTTTGCCGGTGAGCACGTCCAGCACTCCATCCCGATCCATGTCCACCAGCTCGATGGCGTGGGGCTGGGTGAAGAGCACCCCGTATTTGTTGTCCTCGGGCTTCTTGTTCATGATGACGTGCTTCTTGAACTTGATTTCGCCGTTTTCGCGATATTGCTCATACCAGGCCAGGCCGTGGTTGTGCGGGTCGAGGCAGGTGAACACGTCGTTCAAGCCGTCGCCGTTGAAGTCATACACCCACATCTGCGCGGCGCCCGGCCCGGGGGCAAAGGGCACGGGATGGAAAGTCCACACGGGGTCCCCCTCGCGGGAGGCCGGCTGTTCCCACCAGCCGTTTTGTTCCAGCAAATCTTTGCGGCCGTCGCCGTTGACATCCCCAAACCCGATGCCGTGGGTGTAACGGTGCCAGCGCTTGTCGGGCGGGGACACGGGATGAAAAGTGGCGGGCTGTTTGGGGTCGGCCCAGTTGATGGTGGCGTAGCCGAGCTGGCCGGGCTGGTTGGGCTTGCTGGAGTTGCAGATGATCTCCGGTTTGCCGTCGCCGGTGAGATCGCCAAACATGGGCGATTCATTGTCGAGGACATCCAGCAGTTTATACTTCGCCCAATGGCCCTGCCCCTGATTGCGCGGGTTTTCGTACCAATAAACCTCCTTGCCGGGGAAGCCGTAGATGATGATGTCCATCCAGCCGTCGCCGTTCAAATCGTAGGTGTAGGTAAGGAAATTGTCCGAGTAGTCGTTTTCATTGCTTAACGCGCCTTTATAACCGGCGATGGTGGCCTCCGTGCCGTCAGCTTTTTTTATTTTGGAGGTCTTGTCGGCCGGGCGGTAGGCGGTGCGGGTTTTGAAGTCCGGCCCGGCGTACCAGAACGGGCCGGACACGACGTCCATGTGGCCATCCTTGTTGAAATCCCCGAAGTGCGCGCCTTCGGACCAGAACTCATCCGTGAGGCGGATTTTTTGGAAGGTGTGCAGGGTGTAATCAGCGGCCAGGGCCGGCAAGGCTAACGCGCCGGTGGCGAGCAAGGCAAATGCGGTGTAATGCATGCCTAATTAGTGACCCGGATTAGGCCGGCGGTCAAGCGCGCCCTCTTGATTGCGCCTCAGGCCGGGCGGTGGCCCGGCAGGGTCTGCATCCAACGCTGGACGGCCTGTTGGATGGCCTCAGCACATTGGGCCTGGGGCGTCACAAAGCGCGGCCTGAACCAGGGGAACAAACCCACCAAATCATGAATGACCAGAATCTGCCCATCGCAATCCGGGCCGCTGCCAATGCCGATGGTGGGAATGCGGAGGGCGCGGGTGATTTCCGCCGCCACGGGGGGCGTGACCAGTTCCAGCACCACGGCAAAAGCGCCTGCCGCCTCCAGTGCCCGGGCATCGGCCAGGAGCGCGGCGGCCTCCTCGGGTTTTCTGCCTTTGACGCGATAGCCGCCCTCTTCTTGGACGTGCTGGGGCAACATGCCCAGATGCCCCAAAAAAGGAATGCCGGCCTGCACGATGGCTTGCACTTGAGGCAGGATGGCGCGTCCACCCTCGGCTTTGACGTATTCGGCGCCCGCGGCGCCCAATCGTCGGGCGCTGGCCACCGCCTGCTCAGGGGTGGTGTAGGTGCCAATCGGCAAATCGGCCCCCAACAGCGCGCGCGGCTGTGCCCGCGCACAGGCGCGCACGTGGTGCTCCATGTCCGCCAGCGTGACGTGGGTGGTATCGGGATGGCCCAAGACCACCATGCCCAGGGAATCGCCCACCAGGAGAAAAGGCACACCCGCCTCGTCCAACAGGCGGGTCATGGGGTAATCGTACGTGGTGAGAAAGGGGATGGGTTGCCGCCCTTTGCGCGCCTGGCAATCGGCGACGGTTACTTTGGAGGCCGCATTCATGGACGGGAATGGCTGAAACTGGCGAGCAATTCCGCCGGCGTGACGGCCGCCGTGCCCACCTTGCCCACCACCACCCCCGCGGCGTGATTGGAGAAAATGGCGGCTTCTTCCGGGGACGCTCCGAGGGCGATCGCGAGGGTGAAGGAGGCGATGACCGTGTCGCCCGCGCCGGAGACATCGAAGACCTCGCGCGCCACGGTGGGAATGTGCAGGGGCGGCTGCTCGCGGCGGCACAACAGCATGCCCTGCTCGCCCAGGGTGACGAGCAACAAGGCCGGTTGCAGGCGGGTCAACAAATCCCCCGCCGCCTGCAACAAAAGTTTGTCCTGCATGGGCGGCAGTCCCCGAGCGCCATCGGGCAGGCCGGCCAGCTCGAAAGTTTCCTTGCGGTTGGGGGTGATGAGCGAAAGCCGGCTCAGGTCCAGGCGGTGGACCGGCTTGGGGTCCAGGCTCAACCAAATGCCCCGTTCGCGACAGAGGCGCTTCAGTTCGTCGAGCAGGGGCTGGGTAACGACCCCTTTGCCGTAATCCCCCACAATGACGGCATCCGCCCCGTCCAGCCGCTGGCGCAGCAGGTCGAGGAGCCGCTGGGTGGCGGCGCCGCCCAGATCGCCGCGCGTTTCCCGATCCACCCGCACCACCTGCTGCTGGTGGGCGATGATGCGCGTCTTGATGCTGGTGTGGCGGTCCCGCAAGGTGAGCAGGCCGCGGGTATCCACGCCGTCGGCCGCCAGCAAATCCTGGAGTTGGCGGCCGGCGGCGTCGTGTCCCACCACGCCCACCACGGCGGCCTGCGCGCCGAGGGTGGTGAGGTTGCGCGCCACGTTGGCGGCGCCGCCGGGCATGAAACTCTCGCGCACAAACTCCAGCACGGGCACGGGGGCTTCGGGCGAGATGCGATTCACCTGGCCCCAAACAAACTGGTCGAGCATCAAGTCGCCCACCACCAGCAGGCGCCGTTGTCCGGCACGTTTCAGCCAACGGTGGACGCGTTCACGGGAAAGCTGAAGGGCTGTTTTTTTCATGGGAAATGACCCCAACCGCAAGGTGTTTCAACCCAGGAAACCGGTCAAGGGACTGGTGGCGCTGGCCACGGGCTGGCGCTCGGCCAGCCCCACCTCATACGCCGCGCGCCCCGCCTCCACGGCAGCCCGGAAGGCCTGGGCCATGCGGACCGGATCGCTGGCAATGGCGATGGCCGTATTCACCAAGACGGCGTCCGCGCCCAATTCCATGGCCTCGGCCGCGTGGCTGGGGGCGCCCAAGCCGGCATCCACCACCACCGGCACGGTGGCCTGCTCGATGATGATGCGCACCTGATCGCGGGTCAGGACCCCTTGATTGGAGCCGATGGGCGAGCCCAACGGCATGACCGTGGCCGCGCCGGCCTCCTGCAGCCGCTTGGCCAGCACGGGGTCCGCGTTGATGTAGGGCAGCACGGTGAAACCTTCTTTCACCAGTAGTTCGGTGGCCGCCAGGGTTTCGATGGGATCCGGCAGCAAGTAGCGCGGGTCCGGATGAATCTCGAGTTTGACCCATTTGGGGAGTCCGGCGGCGGCGGCGAGCCGGGCCAGGCGCACGGCCTCGGCGGCGTTCAACGCGCCGCTGGTGTTGGGGAGGATCAGATAGCGCTGCGGATCGATAAAATCCAAAATATTGGCGAAGGGATCATGCCGTCCGCTGAGATCGGCCCGCCGCAGGGCCACGGTCACAATCTCCGCGCCGCTCGCCTCCAGCGCCGCACGCATCAGCTCGGGCGAAGCAAACTTGCCGGTGCCCAACAAGAGCCGCGAGCGAAACGTCCGCCCCGCCACCACCCATGGACGATTTTCCAACATCATCAACGCAAAGCTACCCCCTTCCCGCCGCGCCGTCCAGCCACAGAATGACTGGCGCGGGCGGTGGGAAATTAGTTTGAAATCGGGCGGCCAACCTTATTGAATCGCGTGCCGGGATCGCATGGCCTACCTGGATCTATTGCTGAATCTGATTGCCTGGTTGTTGTGGGCAAGCTGGCGCACGGCCCGTTTGAGCGCGGCGCCGGCGCCCTTGAGCTTGGCCGCCACCGTCCGCCCGGCTGATCAGGTCGCCCAGCGGCGGTGGGTTTATCCGGTGCTGCTGGCCGGGCTGCTGGTGCTGCGCGGCCTGTTCTATTCCCAACTGGGAGAAGCCCTGGACTGGACGCCCAAAATCTCGCTGGGCGTGCTGGTGATCAGTTTCAAGTGTGAAACGGTGGGACGGTATTTGCTCTTCTCGCTCACCAGTTTCGCGCATTTCTTTTTCGTGGTGTATTTCGGGCTGCTGCTGCTTTCGGCGGTGCAGGGACAGCCGGCGGAAATCTCACCGCCGCAGCGGTTTTTGCGGCAACTGGTGGGGCGCCCCGCCCGCTGGCCCGGCGTGCTGCAAGCCCTGCTTCCGCTGGTGCTCGCCATGGCCGGATGGCCGCTGTTGCAACTTTATTTCCAATCACTGGACTACCTGCCGGAAGCGCCGCCGTCCCAGCTCTGGAAGGATGCCCTGGGATTTGGCGTGGTGGTGCTGCTGGCGTGGAAATACCTGCTGCTGGGTTTGTTTGCCCTCCATCTGATCAATCTCTACGTCTATTTGGGGCCGGGAAGTTTCTGGCCCTTTGTCTCGCAGAGCGCCCGGGTGTTGCTGCGGCCCCTGCGCTGGATGCGGCTGGGCAAGCTGGATCTTTCACCGCTGGCCGGCATGGCGGTGGTGCTGGCCGTCTGCTGGCCCATTGAGCGCTGGCCCGAATGGTGGAAAGTATCCCCTGCCCCGCCACCGGCGCAGAACCGGCCCGCTCCGCCACGTCTTCAATAGGGGGGGCCGCCGCCCTGCAGGCTTTCGGCCTGGATGCGCGCCACCTGTTCTTTCAGCTCGGCAAAGCGGGCATCCAACAAGGCCAGCCGCCGGGCCAGGAGGCGGGCCAGCTCCCAGGCGATTTCCGGGGTGTGGCTGAGCGCTTCGTCGGCCTGCTCGATACGCAACAGGGTGCAGGCTTCCACGGTGCGGACGGTGGCATTTTGGTAGCAGCGCAACAGTAGCGACAACTCGCCAAACACTGCCCCGCGATCGGCCACCAGACACAAAGGCATGTCGTTTTTGACAATTTCCACCCGCCCCGCCAGCAACACATAAAGCACCCCCAAACGCTCCCCCTGACGCAGGAGGACTGTGCCTGGCGGGACCTGAATTTCCGCTGGCGGCGGGTCCAGGGCACGCAACAGACTTTCAAGACGCTGGGACACAAAGGCCATCCGCACCGGGCGCTGGAGGGTGCTAATGGAGGAAATATAGCACGCTTTAAGCCTCCCTCAACCTGGAGACAAGCGGATGCTGGGAGCGGGGAGGGGGCGGCCCTCAAACGGCGGCCGGGGTGGTTTGGGAGCGCACGATTTCGAGAATGGCGCGGCGCAGGGCCTCCAGTTGAAAGGGTTTGCCCAGGTGATGATTGCCCACGGATTTCAGGAAGGCCCGCGTCTCCTCGTTCACCGTGTCGCCCGTCAGGAAGAGAATGCGGCCGGCCAAAGCCGGGTTCTGCTGGCGCACGGCGGCGTAGAACTGGCGGCCGTCCATTTCCGGCATGCGGATATCGGAGAGAATCAAATCGAAGTGCCGTTTTTGCAGCAGCTCCAGGGCCTGTGCCGGCACGGTGCATCCGACCGTGCGGCAGCCCAGGATGGAAAGCATTTCCGAAACCATCTCCGTGATGGTGGGTTCATCATCCAAAACCAGAATGTCCAGCGCCAGGTCCTGCGCCAACGGCGGCGTAGCCGGGGACGGCACCGGCGCCGTTTTCAAGGGTTCGGGCGCGGGAGCGGTTCGGATGGGCAGCTCGACAACAAAACGCGCGCCTTCCGTGCCCGGGCGCTGATGATACAGGCGGCCGTTGTGCTCTGAGATAATGCTCAAGGCAATGGACAAGCCCAGCCCCGTGCCGGCGCCCACCTGTTTGGTGGTGAAAAACGGTTCAAAGATTTTGCTTTCCAAATGCGGGGGTACGCCGGGGCCGTTGTCCTCCACTTCCACCAGCACCCGCTCCTCAACCCGGCGGGTGGTGACCGTCAACAAGCCGGCCCGGTCCCGGCCGGACATGGCTTGCACGGCGTTGTTGACGAGGATGACCAGCACCTGCTGGATCTGATCCGGGTCGGCCAGGGTGGGCGGCAGGTGCGGATCAAAATGCGTCTGCACCTGCACCCCGGCCACGCGCACGGCAAACATGCGCAGGTCAAGCACGCGCTGGGCCACCTCATTCAAGTTCACCAGTTCCCGCTGCGGGGGGCGCTCGCGGGCAAAGGCCAGAAAGTTCTGGACAAGCTTGGCGGCGCGGTTGCTTTCATGCGCCACTTTTTCCAGGTCGGCCCGGACGGCTGGCGACAGCTCGCGATGCTGCAAGACCAGTTCCAGGTAGCCTTTCACCACCGCCAACGGGTTGTTCAGCTCGTGCGCGATGCCGGAAATCATCTGGCCCAGCGCGGCCAGCTTTTCGGTCTGGCGCAACTGGTGCTCGAGCTGGGCGCGCTCGGTCAATTCGTGCAAGAAGAGCTGGACTGCCGGCCGGCCGTCGTATTCGACGGGGGTGGCGGTCACCTCCACCGGCGCAATGTCCTGATTTAACCGCCGCAAGGGCAGCGGGTGGAGGGTGGCCAGCCATTCGGCCGCGGTCATTCCCGCCGGCGGCTGGCCGGGACAAAACGTCAGCAGCGAGCGGCCGGTCAGCTCCCGGGGGCTGCCGGCTCCGATCAAACGCGCGGCTGCCTGATTGACCTCCAGCATTTCGAGGTCTTCGGGCCGGGCAATGATGATGGGCTGGCCGGCGTTCTCAAACAGCTTGCGATAGCGCTCCTCCGTGGCCGAGACCTTGCTGCGCAGCTCCTCTTTTTCCTCCGCCTGTTTGGACAAGTTCAGAAATGCCAGATGATGGGTGTGGCGGGCCTCCTCCAGGACCAGCACAATCATGCTTACCGCGATGAAGAGTTGCAGGACGGTGGCAATGAGGAAGGCCGCGCCAAAAAGCTCGGGCTGGTAATAAAGAAAGGGAAAGCCCACATGAAACAGGCCCCATAAACCAAAGCCCACCGCCAGGAGGCCCGCGCCCACGTAGGGGCGCCGCCGCCGATAGGCCAGGAAACAATAGCCCACGCGCAGGCTGGCCAGGGCAATCAAACCAAAGATCGGCAGCCGCACCTGGAGGGGATTTTCCAGTTGATAGGCGCCGTAATAACTCCAGACAAACAAAAAGCCAAAAAAAAGCGCCGCCAGCGACTGCCGCACGCGCTGCCCCAGGAAACGCAGTCCGCCCCAAAATAAAAACAAGGCCGTGGCACTAATGCACCATTGCTTGATCATGGTGATCCAGGCCTCCCGGTCCTCGTGGCCCACGGCCAGGTTCAAGGTGAGCCACAGGGCATAAAACATCCAACCTGCCGCCCAAATGGTGAAATAACGCCTGCGGGTAAAATGATTCAGATAGAAAAACAGCCCCACCAGCACCCAGACGCTCAGCAAGGACACGGCCAGCGCCTGTTTGATGTATTGACCGGGGATGAGCAGGTCAAAACCAATTTCGTACGACATAGGGCGGCTGCATACTAATGAGGAACAACGCTCCGCGGCCAGCCCAAAAAATGCAGCCGGAAAATGTCATCCGGCAATTCCCGGGCAGGCCGGGGCGGGGACGCGGGTTATTGGTTGCGCCCCTTACTTTTCGTGCAAAATAATCTGCCCCTGCCAGTCCGGCGGCGGGGGCTGGGCCTGGAATTCATGAATGCGCTCCAGATAATACAGCGAGGGCCCATCCTCCGGTTTGAGGGTCAAGACGTGGCGAAAGGCGGCCTCGGCCTCAGCCCAACGCTGCTGGGCGAAAAGCTGCCAGGCGGCCGCAAACGCCTCGCGCCACGGGCGGCTGCCTTCGGCTACCTCCGGCAACCCGACAACTTCATAGACAAACTGCAAATGGGTGACGCCCTTGAAGCGAAACAAGCCCACCGGCCGGAAAATGATCTGATCTCCCACCGCCTGGCGGATGGCCTGCGTGGCCAGCACGCCGGTGCCCACCATCTTGTTCATGCCCTCCAGCCGCGAGGCGATGTTGACGCAATCGCCCACGGCCGTGTAGTCGAACCGTTGCGAGCTGCCGATGTTGCCGACACTCGCCTCCCCCAGATTCAGGCCCACACGGGTGCGCATCACCGGCCCGGTGCGCTGTTGGTCATGCGCCGCCAGGCGGCCATGCAGCAGGAGCGCCGAGACACATGCCCGCCGCGCATGATCCTCCTGGGGAAACGGCGCATTCCAGATGGCAAAAATGGCGTCGCCGATCAGCTTGACCACCGTGCCCTCCGTCTCGTGCACGCAGCCCAGGGTCAGCTCATAGTAGGCATTGAGCTGGTCGGCCAGCTCGTCGGGCGAGAGATTTTCGGAAAGCCTGGAATACGCCTCGATGTCGCTGAACATGATGCTGATGACCTGCTTGCGCGTGCCGGGCTTGAGCAGCTCCGGGTTTTTGAGGATCTGCTCCACCCGCCCCGGCGAGAGCTGCTTGACCAGGGTTTCCCGCAACAGAGCGCGCTCCTGCTCCAGCAATTTCTGCTCCGCTTCCAGGCGTTGTTTTTCCGCCTTCTCGGTGCGCGCCTCGGCCTCGGCCAGCAATTTCTCAAAGTACAACCGCACGGAATTAAACAACACTGACCACAAGGTGGCGGTGAAGACCTGCACCGGCGGGATCAGCCAGGCAAACCAGATTGCCGCCTTCCCATGCAGGGCAATGGCAGCGCCCACTTCCACGGTCACCACCCCCAGCGCCACCGGCACCGCCCGCGTTGGCCGCAGCATGGCCAGTCCAAAGCCGGTCAGGGCGCCAAACACGATGAGCAGGCCCAACTGGAGCGAATCGGGGATGGCCACCATCCAGTTCTTCCGCATGAGATTGCAGAAGGCCGTGGCCTGGATTTCGGTGCCGGGGGAAAAGGAGCGAAGCTGGACCTCGGCATCGTGCTGGCCGGAGGCGGCCTCCAGATAGCGGGGCCAGGGATTGCGAAATTCATCCTTGCCCTCACCGGTCATGCCGGTGCTCTGGCGGGCGCCGATGAAGACCACCTTGTCTTTGAACAAGCCAGGGGGAGTGTCCCCCCGGTACACCGTAAAGTAACTTTCGGAGCGCAACGTCAGCGGCGGGCCAAAGTAATTGACATAGCGGGTGCGGTGGTGCGGCGGATCCACGTATCCCAAGACTTGGGCCGCGGCCTGACAAAGGGAGGGAAACGGCTCACCTCCGTAGTCCACCGCCTCAGGAAACAACCGGATGGTATAATCCGCGGACACCGTGGTGTAAGAGTGCCCCACGGCCGCCACGGCTTTGGCCACCCGCTCGTAGATCGGCAGGATTCGCCACGCCACCGCCCCTTCCATTTCCAGGCGGCCATACTCGGCGGCCACCACCACCTTCCCATGCCGCCGCATGGCTTCCGTCAGGCGCGCGTCCCATTCTTCCGCCATGCGGGGGTCCGCCAGGAAATTGCTGGCCGGGCTGCTGAACACCACGTCAAACACGATCGCGCGCGCTCCCTGGCGGGTCAGGCGCTCAATCAGCTCGGCATGCAAGAGGCGGCTCCACGGCCGGCTGGGGTCCTGGTCCAGCTCCGCATGGGAGTAGTCATCCATGTAGATGATCACCACCTCCTCCGGCACCACCGGGGTGCGATAACGGAATGGCCAGTCGAAACTGGCGTTGATCAGCGGCTTGCCCAAGGCGGAAAGGAAGAGTGCCACGCCCGTCAGGACCGCCAGGATTGCCCCCATGAACCCGCCAAAGGAGCGTGCCTGCGCCACCCGCTGACGAAAGGGATTCATGCCATGCGTGTGCCGAAGGCGAGTATAGCACCCCCCTACCGCCGGGGGAAGGTTAATGACGGATGATACCAGAACCATGCAGCGGGGAATCATCCTGCCCGGTGGGCGGCCCGATGCCGGGGTGCTCGAAGTACGGCCTCCGCCCCCGCGCCCCTGAAGCCTGAATGGGGATAAAAAGGGCGGGAGCGAAGGGGGTTAAGTCTGGCTCGCAGCAATCGTCAGATTTGCCTTTGACCCCTATTCCTAGGGCT
It contains:
- a CDS encoding cation transporter yields the protein MRKWIALAAVTVLAAVAAQAETVNLKIEGMSCPHGCVAKVDAALAKVKGVTARKVELGKAEVTFDEKQTSKKEIATAIKKAGFKVVN
- the panB gene encoding 3-methyl-2-oxobutanoate hydroxymethyltransferase; the protein is MNAASKVTVADCQARKGRQPIPFLTTYDYPMTRLLDEAGVPFLLVGDSLGMVVLGHPDTTHVTLADMEHHVRACARAQPRALLGADLPIGTYTTPEQAVASARRLGAAGAEYVKAEGGRAILPQVQAIVQAGIPFLGHLGMLPQHVQEEGGYRVKGRKPEEAAALLADARALEAAGAFAVVLELVTPPVAAEITRALRIPTIGIGSGPDCDGQILVIHDLVGLFPWFRPRFVTPQAQCAEAIQQAVQRWMQTLPGHRPA
- a CDS encoding cyclic nucleotide-binding domain-containing protein; amino-acid sequence: MSQRLESLLRALDPPPAEIQVPPGTVLLRQGERLGVLYVLLAGRVEIVKNDMPLCLVADRGAVFGELSLLLRCYQNATVRTVEACTLLRIEQADEALSHTPEIAWELARLLARRLALLDARFAELKEQVARIQAESLQGGGPPY
- the rfaE1 gene encoding D-glycero-beta-D-manno-heptose-7-phosphate kinase, which encodes MKKTALQLSRERVHRWLKRAGQRRLLVVGDLMLDQFVWGQVNRISPEAPVPVLEFVRESFMPGGAANVARNLTTLGAQAAVVGVVGHDAAGRQLQDLLAADGVDTRGLLTLRDRHTSIKTRIIAHQQQVVRVDRETRGDLGGAATQRLLDLLRQRLDGADAVIVGDYGKGVVTQPLLDELKRLCRERGIWLSLDPKPVHRLDLSRLSLITPNRKETFELAGLPDGARGLPPMQDKLLLQAAGDLLTRLQPALLLVTLGEQGMLLCRREQPPLHIPTVAREVFDVSGAGDTVIASFTLAIALGASPEEAAIFSNHAAGVVVGKVGTAAVTPAELLASFSHSRP
- a CDS encoding thiazole synthase, which gives rise to MLENRPWVVAGRTFRSRLLLGTGKFASPELMRAALEASGAEIVTVALRRADLSGRHDPFANILDFIDPQRYLILPNTSGALNAAEAVRLARLAAAAGLPKWVKLEIHPDPRYLLPDPIETLAATELLVKEGFTVLPYINADPVLAKRLQEAGAATVMPLGSPIGSNQGVLTRDQVRIIIEQATVPVVVDAGLGAPSHAAEAMELGADAVLVNTAIAIASDPVRMAQAFRAAVEAGRAAYEVGLAERQPVASATSPLTGFLG
- a CDS encoding VCBS repeat-containing protein yields the protein MHYTAFALLATGALALPALAADYTLHTFQKIRLTDEFWSEGAHFGDFNKDGHMDVVSGPFWYAGPDFKTRTAYRPADKTSKIKKADGTEATIAGYKGALSNENDYSDNFLTYTYDLNGDGWMDIIIYGFPGKEVYWYENPRNQGQGHWAKYKLLDVLDNESPMFGDLTGDGKPEIICNSSKPNQPGQLGYATINWADPKQPATFHPVSPPDKRWHRYTHGIGFGDVNGDGRKDLLEQNGWWEQPASREGDPVWTFHPVPFAPGPGAAQMWVYDFNGDGLNDVFTCLDPHNHGLAWYEQYRENGEIKFKKHVIMNKKPEDNKYGVLFTQPHAIELVDMDRDGVLDVLTGKRFWAHGPTGDTDPNAPAVLYWFKTVRNKDKTVDFIPYLIDNDSGVGTQVTPGDLNGDKWPDVVVGNKKGTFVFLHQVRKVSAAEWQAAQPKPLAK
- a CDS encoding response regulator; translated protein: MSYEIGFDLLIPGQYIKQALAVSLLSVWVLVGLFFYLNHFTRRRYFTIWAAGWMFYALWLTLNLAVGHEDREAWITMIKQWCISATALFLFWGGLRFLGQRVRQSLAALFFGFLFVWSYYGAYQLENPLQVRLPIFGLIALASLRVGYCFLAYRRRRPYVGAGLLAVGFGLWGLFHVGFPFLYYQPELFGAAFLIATVLQLFIAVSMIVLVLEEARHTHHLAFLNLSKQAEEKEELRSKVSATEERYRKLFENAGQPIIIARPEDLEMLEVNQAAARLIGAGSPRELTGRSLLTFCPGQPPAGMTAAEWLATLHPLPLRRLNQDIAPVEVTATPVEYDGRPAVQLFLHELTERAQLEHQLRQTEKLAALGQMISGIAHELNNPLAVVKGYLELVLQHRELSPAVRADLEKVAHESNRAAKLVQNFLAFARERPPQRELVNLNEVAQRVLDLRMFAVRVAGVQVQTHFDPHLPPTLADPDQIQQVLVILVNNAVQAMSGRDRAGLLTVTTRRVEERVLVEVEDNGPGVPPHLESKIFEPFFTTKQVGAGTGLGLSIALSIISEHNGRLYHQRPGTEGARFVVELPIRTAPAPEPLKTAPVPSPATPPLAQDLALDILVLDDEPTITEMVSEMLSILGCRTVGCTVPAQALELLQKRHFDLILSDIRMPEMDGRQFYAAVRQQNPALAGRILFLTGDTVNEETRAFLKSVGNHHLGKPFQLEALRRAILEIVRSQTTPAAV
- a CDS encoding methyltransferase — translated: MTSRERVLAALDHRETGRVPIDLSGHRSSGIAAIAYAHLRQYLGLPQRPIRVYDAVQQLAIVDEDVLQLFHVDTIELGRAFALEDHHWREWTLPDGTPCLIPAWVRPEKQNGEWVVRSARGNLLARMPEGCLYFEQVHYPFAEADDLDHLDAAFEESMWMAMKSPPGPLAAGPDGPAVLAEGARRLRAQTDRAIIGLFGGNLLETGQFLYRNDNFFLLLAGQPERAHEFLDRLVALHLANLERFLGAVGPYIDIILFGDDLGMQRGPQISPAMYREFFQPRQRLMWRRVKELAPHVRIMLHCCGGVRELLDGLIEAGMEAINPVQISCRGMDPAELKRDFGARVTFWGGGCDTREIMAHGSPAQVKDHVRRLLDIWRPGGGYVFQQVHNILADVPPQNIVAMYEAARQD